A stretch of DNA from Bombus huntii isolate Logan2020A chromosome 15, iyBomHunt1.1, whole genome shotgun sequence:
TTGTACTGTGTAACTATTactatttttatgaatttttgtacatttttctaattattttgtatGATAATCCTTAGCGGAAAGAGTGGCGAGTCTGGCACCCAGCATCCCctaatagaaataaaagtgTTCAAAACGGTGGAGACAGCGTAATCGATATGTTGGAGAGTGACGAAGAAGGGAAAGGGAGATTTCTAATACGACACGATTACGTTGCGCAATTGTACGTGTGCACGTGTGCGAAGacgttctttcttttctttttttacggGGTTGATTAAGGGTGTCGGAATAGAAAGGATTTCAAATTCGATTTATATAGGAAACAAGCGAAACCAACAGAGGGATTTAATGCGCGTAGATCGTTTCAAAGGAAAGCCACAGTTATTGAATAGCGTAGTCCACCATTTGTCCGTGTAGTTTATCTGCTCGCCTATCTATCTGTCTGCCTGTCTGTCCTTCTGTCTATATCTATGTCCGTCTATCTGTCTATTGtctatttatatctatttttcCGTTTAATTTCACGCACCTTGCCATTAACGAATATCGAAAGTCAGgatatagatataaattaGTCGCGAAGAACATTTATTATCGAGATATTTGAATACTGTACAATGCCGAGAGAGCGAGTGCAATTTACGAATGTAAACGTATAATTTAGGGAGAAATAGACAAGCGAGAGGAAATAAAggggaagagagagaaagaaagacaggCAGACGACACTTACGAGAAAATAATGGTGATGAAAACCGAAAGCCTCGCGTATAAACGCGGAAACCGAATGTGTGAACCTCCTTCGTAATTTGACAACGtgtttgttattaattataagaatatcaccttttctttttgtcttaAATTTGAAATGCTATCAAATAGATCAATTCTTTCATGGAACCAcgatttctttaatttctctcAACCCTTTCTTCCTAAACCGATCCTATCCATTAACGAAGATCGATACAAGCAGCTAAGTAAGCATTAATTTCTTACTTTATTTctcaaacatttttatatttacctcaaaatattattattttatttactgttatcatcatcatcatcgtcgtcgttattattattttcatttctattatcattatcagtattattgttgttgttgttgttgttattattattattattattattattattattattattattattattattattattattattattattattattattattattattgcgtTTGACTTTCACCTATTACAAGTTTTAATTGACAAGCGGGTTaggaatataaataaaaaagtaataatataCTTGCCTTGGAATATTTACGATACGTCGGTAAGCGTAGAATATTCTGAAGTGATTCACGAAAGATTTATTGATTAAAGAATGATACATACGCTTTTTGTCGTTCTAAATTCGTATTTGAATACATATAATTCAAATCTTCGATGATTCAAAACTTCGACCGCGAATTGCGTAACATATCGAGATAGGTGTCGCTGAAGCCACTTACCACGAAAGTACATCATTAACgcaaagtaaataaaaattaagtgTTAAATATCGAAACAAAAGGGAATTGTATTCGATATGCGTATTACGAGTATACTTTTGTACAAGGTTCACAATATCCCATATAGATTTCGTGGGTATGTACAAATCACTCGTTTTGATAAAATTCTAAGGTTACCTTTTACTTATTCGATCactatacatattttttttattatgtcgTGACAATTCACTAATAAGTACAGCATAAAACACATAATGTAGTGTCTAATACGGTGCTGTTACCGCaaagaaaatatcatttaaacaaattaatttctaacctaCCGTAGCACTAGGACCTAAGATTATATTTGTTGCAACTGCATTATCGTAAACACTATTATTAGcaagaatttcatttaaatattatattttgtacaggAAACACGGTATACGTAAAAAACCAACATTGAgagatatttttcaattcaaaCGGGAtcttgaaagggaagaagcgaATATGTTGATATTAAGGCATCCTTATCTTACTACGGAGCAATCAAATGGTCATATGAGTCATCTTAAGCAAGAGAAGATTGTAAATCTGATGACAAAATTCAGAGAAGATGTAAATGCGAAATTTAACAGAAAAGTCACTATCATGGATCGGTTAGGTCATTTGAAAGTATCCGAATCTTGGGATtagtatttattttctaattaggTACAATTTGTTTGCTATTTTGTTAAAAGTAAAGAATtgtgttaaataaaaatatatgatgtATCTACAATATAATTGTACAAAAGCTAAACATAGTATTACGTTAGGCTCGGTTTTATTTAGAAGTTCTAAAAAAATAGATTATAGAAATACAAAATGCATTATAGAATTCAATATCAAGGTCCTGGTATgagaatttcatttaaataatttttatatgctTTCGATTCATGGATCTACGATAGTTTCAGTTTTGAATCTAGTCTCTAAATCCTTCGGTTTATTTCTTATCCAAACAAATGGATCTTGATCAACCTCCGCTTCTGTTAGTATGTTTCCTTCGTGCAGGAAATTTGCAAAATCTGCTGCTACAGGATCTGCTCCGATGCTACTTACGGCGATAACTTTACCATCTTTAatgtaatatgcaaaaaattccaagttctcTAGGGAACCATAAATTCTTACTTTCTCTGGTTTTCCGTATCCTGtggaattttcaataattatcatgacgatataacgtttcatcTCTCTTTTACATGTATTATATGTAAAAGCATAACGTACCGACGTATCTATAACTCTTCCCGAATAGCGTTGTCCAGAAAAATGGTATGGCACTTACAGCGGTAGTTTTACCACATATATTTAATGCTGCTATTTTACCATGATAATGGGCCAACGAATAGTGGCCTATTGCAGCTGAAATGTCATCGGAACCAAATAGCGGTGCATACGCTATATCACCACCTGCATATATGTTTTCAACGCTTGTTTTCAAGTACTGAAATTATACATAGAATTTTATGTTTCCTAAATTCGATACTTCGATTCATTCACTGTTGAATAACAATCTACCTTATCCACTACGATACTGCCATCTTGTAACATTTTAATAGGAGTATCCTTTATCCAATCTGTATATAATTTAGATCCAATTCCAATGATCACTATATCAGCAGGAAGGGCTTCACCATTGGTAAGTACAACTGTACCTACAGCATTCTTATCATCATCTTTTGCAACAAACTGTGTGATATTACgttcaaatataaatttaacaccttgaaaaaacaatatTGATTAGTTTTTACCTAACTTGATACAAATCAGATACAGTATAGCACCTGGATATTATTGATATACTTTAGTACCTTGTTCTTCAAACTGGCGTTTGATTCTGTTACCAATTTCTGTACCAAAAACTGTTTGTAATGGAACTGTAGACCTTCCTATGATGGTGACAGATGcacatttatttataca
This window harbors:
- the LOC126874009 gene encoding ribosomal protein 63, mitochondrial, yielding MRITSILLYKVHNIPYRFRGKHGIRKKPTLRDIFQFKRDLEREEANMLILRHPYLTTEQSNGHMSHLKQEKIVNLMTKFREDVNAKFNRKVTIMDRLGHLKVSESWD